A genomic window from Mesosutterella faecium includes:
- the glnE gene encoding bifunctional [glutamate--ammonia ligase]-adenylyl-L-tyrosine phosphorylase/[glutamate--ammonia-ligase] adenylyltransferase, with amino-acid sequence MENSQFKSILSYSPFLRRSLAAVCGSEEESAQIETMKSLAAAAPDMEAIRASLSEVRDEEELALRMRELRRGLIMRLLVRDALRIGGYPEVVSSMTRFAEITVQAAVKCVVTSLAERFGVPCSETTGQPQDLLVVGMGKLGGAELNVSSDIDLIFLYDEDGETQESGGFKPRRSISNREFFERASRRIIPLLSDIRGCGFVFRVDMRLRPDGDSGPMACSSGMLEEYLYTEGREWERFAWIKARIVSSPVFSSEQQFRGQCSSVASLVRPFVYRKYVDFSAVSSLARLHDMIRAESRRRELQHRGRGVDIKIGAGGIREIEFIAQTYQLIRGGRDPQLRSRSTLQTLTYLSERGILTQEKSERLKRGYVFLRSLEHAIQYVDDQQTQLWPSDPQARARVAGLMGEDPGRLDAKLSEIRGFVSETFDSIFHARDGEDGAAPSGWPEGWLSGAPGVEKDLAAKIASLGYDHAPELAERVLLMMRSKTLGRSNGALERMGSVVETVFEHCAGWAGQDSSTVGSGEELDRCLRLLEVIAGRPTYVALLYQYPDMLRRVGRVLASSRWAADYLTEHPIILDELLDQRVEEFSNDTPVDWSRWRQGLERDLEAFGDDQERQLNLLRDAHHGAVFRLLMADLDRRLSTERLADQLSALADTVIELVMDLAWKSLSRRFEGEPRFAVIAYGKLGGKELGYASDLDLIYLYDDDRPDAELVYSRLVRRMMNWLSMQTSSGRLFEVDLRLRPNGDDGLLVSPFDLWKAYERNEDGKGAWTWELQALTRARFCAGDRSIGARFEKERREILRMKRDRAKLAREILEMRERMLEGHRNPTPLFDIKHDRGGMVDIEFAVQYLVLACSCDKPELLDNLGNIRLLAIAGEQGLIPGEIAAGAAAAYRRYREIQREVRLARGDGPVRVEPGQMGPEREAVLRLWSAVFGVAGPSPAK; translated from the coding sequence ATGGAAAACAGCCAGTTCAAATCAATTCTCAGCTATTCCCCGTTTCTGCGCCGCTCGCTTGCCGCAGTATGCGGCAGCGAGGAAGAATCCGCGCAGATCGAGACGATGAAATCGCTCGCTGCGGCCGCGCCGGACATGGAGGCGATCCGCGCTTCCCTGTCGGAGGTGCGCGACGAGGAGGAGCTCGCCCTGCGGATGCGCGAGCTCAGGCGGGGGCTGATCATGCGGCTGCTGGTGCGCGACGCTCTCAGGATCGGCGGCTACCCGGAGGTGGTGTCCTCCATGACGCGGTTCGCTGAGATCACCGTGCAGGCCGCCGTGAAATGCGTGGTGACGAGCCTGGCCGAGCGCTTCGGCGTGCCCTGTTCGGAAACCACGGGGCAGCCCCAGGACCTGCTGGTTGTCGGCATGGGCAAGCTCGGCGGCGCCGAGCTTAACGTCTCCTCGGACATCGACCTCATCTTCCTTTACGACGAGGACGGCGAGACGCAGGAGAGCGGCGGCTTCAAGCCGCGCAGAAGCATTTCGAACCGCGAGTTCTTCGAGCGGGCCTCTCGCAGAATAATTCCCCTGCTCTCCGACATCCGGGGCTGCGGGTTCGTCTTCCGGGTCGACATGAGGCTTCGGCCGGACGGCGACTCCGGGCCCATGGCCTGCTCGAGCGGCATGCTCGAGGAGTACCTCTATACAGAGGGCCGCGAGTGGGAGCGGTTCGCCTGGATCAAGGCGCGGATCGTCTCCTCGCCGGTTTTTTCTTCCGAGCAGCAGTTCCGCGGCCAGTGCTCGTCCGTGGCTTCGCTTGTGCGGCCCTTTGTGTACAGGAAGTATGTGGACTTCAGCGCCGTCTCTTCCCTGGCCCGCCTGCACGACATGATCCGGGCTGAGTCCCGGCGCAGGGAGCTGCAGCACCGGGGCCGCGGCGTCGACATCAAAATCGGGGCCGGCGGAATCCGGGAAATCGAATTCATCGCCCAGACCTACCAGCTCATCCGCGGGGGCAGGGATCCGCAGCTGCGCTCGAGAAGCACGCTGCAGACGCTGACCTACCTGTCCGAGCGCGGCATCCTCACGCAGGAGAAGTCCGAGCGGCTCAAGCGCGGCTATGTGTTCCTGCGCAGCCTCGAGCACGCCATCCAGTACGTCGACGACCAGCAGACGCAGCTCTGGCCTTCCGATCCGCAGGCCCGCGCGCGCGTGGCCGGGCTGATGGGCGAGGACCCCGGGCGGCTCGATGCGAAGCTCTCCGAAATCCGCGGGTTCGTCTCGGAGACTTTTGACTCTATTTTTCACGCACGCGACGGGGAGGACGGCGCCGCTCCCTCGGGCTGGCCGGAGGGCTGGCTTTCCGGGGCGCCGGGAGTCGAGAAGGATCTCGCCGCCAAAATCGCCTCGCTTGGCTACGACCACGCCCCGGAGCTGGCCGAGCGGGTGCTGCTCATGATGCGCTCGAAGACGCTCGGGCGCAGCAATGGAGCGCTTGAGCGCATGGGCAGCGTCGTGGAGACTGTTTTCGAGCACTGCGCGGGCTGGGCCGGGCAGGACTCGAGCACGGTGGGCAGCGGCGAGGAGCTTGACCGGTGCCTGAGGCTGCTGGAGGTCATAGCGGGCCGCCCCACCTACGTGGCGCTGCTCTATCAGTATCCCGATATGCTTCGGCGCGTGGGCCGCGTTCTTGCCTCAAGCCGCTGGGCGGCCGACTATCTTACGGAGCACCCGATCATCCTCGATGAGCTGCTCGACCAGCGCGTGGAGGAGTTCAGCAACGACACGCCCGTCGACTGGAGCCGCTGGCGGCAGGGGCTCGAGCGCGATCTGGAGGCGTTTGGAGACGATCAGGAGCGGCAGCTCAACCTGCTGCGAGACGCGCACCACGGCGCGGTTTTTCGCCTTCTCATGGCGGATCTCGACCGGAGGCTGAGCACCGAGCGGCTCGCCGATCAGCTCTCGGCGCTTGCCGACACGGTGATCGAGCTGGTGATGGACCTCGCCTGGAAGTCGCTCTCGCGCCGCTTCGAGGGCGAGCCGCGGTTTGCGGTGATTGCCTACGGAAAGCTCGGCGGCAAGGAGCTCGGCTATGCCTCAGACCTTGACCTGATCTACCTGTATGACGACGATCGGCCCGATGCGGAGCTCGTTTACAGCCGGCTCGTGCGCCGGATGATGAACTGGCTGTCCATGCAGACCTCCTCGGGCAGGCTCTTCGAGGTTGACCTGAGGCTGCGGCCCAACGGAGACGACGGTCTGCTCGTTTCGCCCTTCGATCTCTGGAAGGCCTACGAGCGCAACGAGGACGGCAAGGGCGCCTGGACCTGGGAGCTGCAGGCGCTCACGCGGGCCCGCTTCTGCGCGGGAGACCGCTCGATCGGAGCGAGGTTTGAAAAGGAGCGCCGCGAGATCCTCCGGATGAAGAGAGACCGCGCGAAGCTCGCCCGCGAGATTCTGGAGATGCGCGAGCGCATGCTCGAGGGGCACCGCAACCCCACGCCCCTGTTCGACATCAAGCATGACCGGGGCGGCATGGTGGACATCGAGTTTGCCGTGCAGTATCTGGTGCTCGCCTGCTCCTGCGACAAGCCCGAGCTGCTGGACAACCTGGGCAACATCCGGCTGCTGGCGATCGCGGGAGAGCAGGGGCTCATTCCCGGGGAGATCGCCGCGGGAGCTGCCGCGGCCTACCGCCGCTACAGGGAGATACAGCGCGAGGTGCGGCTCGCGCGGGGCGACGGCCCGGTCCGGGTGGAGCCCGGGCAGATGGGGCCCGAGCGCGAGGCCGTCCTGCGTCTCTGGTCGGCCGTTTTCGGTGTTGCGGGGCCCTCCCCTGCGAAGTGA
- a CDS encoding YheT family hydrolase has product MPVLISDYSAPSWAKGTQIQTVIPAKLSHRPKVSYRCEHCDTPDGDFELFFWARPEPGDPRAPVLVLFHGLEGGPESHYAVALMHEAAGRGWRGVVPCYRTCGGEMNRLPRAYFAGDTDDCGWVLKTIHGRFPNAPLYVAGMSLGANYIAKYLGDMGSEASFVTAAAAVGGPFDIVEGYRVMDHGVIRLYDEMFLSTLQEKVERKIARFGAFIDVGRFRRVRHMYEFDEVYTAPAHGFRSGLDYWRRCSAKPVLCDVRVPLLALNPLNDPFQPVSALPREQDVSSFVYLEQPEQGGHIGFPTGKWPGEITYLPRRILRFFDTGR; this is encoded by the coding sequence ATGCCAGTGCTGATTTCCGACTACAGTGCCCCCTCCTGGGCGAAGGGCACCCAGATTCAGACCGTGATACCGGCCAAGCTCTCACATCGGCCGAAGGTGTCCTACCGCTGCGAGCACTGCGACACCCCGGACGGGGATTTCGAGCTTTTCTTCTGGGCTCGGCCGGAGCCTGGCGACCCGCGGGCTCCGGTGCTGGTGCTTTTCCACGGGCTCGAGGGCGGGCCCGAGAGCCATTACGCGGTCGCCCTGATGCATGAGGCGGCAGGGCGAGGCTGGCGCGGCGTCGTGCCCTGCTACAGGACCTGCGGCGGAGAGATGAACCGGCTGCCGAGGGCCTACTTCGCAGGAGACACGGATGACTGCGGGTGGGTGCTGAAGACAATTCACGGGAGGTTCCCGAATGCGCCGCTTTATGTTGCGGGCATGTCGCTCGGGGCCAACTACATCGCCAAATATCTGGGCGACATGGGCTCCGAGGCCTCGTTCGTGACGGCCGCCGCTGCGGTGGGAGGGCCTTTCGACATCGTGGAGGGCTACCGGGTGATGGACCACGGCGTCATCCGGCTCTACGACGAGATGTTCCTGTCCACCCTGCAGGAAAAGGTGGAAAGGAAAATCGCCCGGTTCGGGGCCTTCATCGATGTCGGCAGATTCCGCCGGGTGCGCCACATGTACGAGTTCGACGAGGTCTACACCGCGCCGGCCCACGGCTTTCGCAGCGGACTCGATTACTGGAGGCGCTGCTCGGCCAAGCCGGTCCTGTGCGACGTGCGGGTGCCGCTGCTCGCGCTCAATCCGCTCAACGATCCCTTTCAGCCGGTCTCGGCCCTTCCGCGCGAGCAGGACGTATCCTCCTTCGTTTACCTGGAGCAGCCTGAGCAGGGCGGGCACATCGGATTTCCGACCGGAAAGTGGCCCGGGGAGATCACTTACCTGCCGCGGCGCATCCTGCGCTTTTTCGACACGGGACGCTGA
- a CDS encoding VUT family protein, whose translation MFHIQHEDGAAAGRRSLAAGLLFLCLYVLTIPLGNWVVMNVGLVCPAQGQPCLVPVWPGVMAPSGVMVAGAALVLRDGVHHYLGVKAAFAAILAGALLSGFLSPASLIFASTAAFLFSETVDLLVYQPLRGRYPSSAILASGLAGAMADSALFLFFAFGSLEFFWGQVIGKLWMSVAAAAVLFALHQRAGRSSAHAAA comes from the coding sequence ATGTTTCATATTCAGCATGAAGACGGGGCGGCGGCCGGGCGCCGCAGCCTCGCGGCGGGGTTGCTTTTTCTTTGTCTTTACGTCCTGACGATTCCCCTGGGGAACTGGGTCGTGATGAACGTCGGGCTCGTCTGCCCGGCGCAGGGGCAGCCCTGCCTTGTGCCGGTCTGGCCGGGCGTGATGGCGCCTTCTGGCGTGATGGTGGCCGGCGCGGCCCTTGTGCTTCGCGACGGGGTGCACCACTACCTTGGAGTGAAGGCGGCCTTTGCGGCAATTCTGGCCGGCGCGCTGCTGTCGGGATTCCTTTCCCCGGCCTCCCTGATTTTTGCCTCGACCGCGGCTTTTCTGTTTTCAGAGACGGTGGACCTGCTTGTCTACCAGCCGCTTCGGGGAAGGTATCCGAGTTCCGCCATTCTCGCCTCCGGCCTGGCCGGCGCGATGGCCGATTCGGCGCTTTTTCTTTTCTTCGCCTTCGGCAGCCTGGAGTTTTTCTGGGGGCAGGTGATCGGCAAGCTCTGGATGTCGGTGGCAGCGGCGGCGGTGCTGTTCGCGCTGCACCAGCGGGCGGGCCGGTCTTCGGCCCACGCTGCGGCCTGA
- the hemH gene encoding ferrochelatase, with product MRRSDIAVLLINTGTPDNPSVGAVRRYLKDFLKDPRIVEMPRAFWLPILYGVVLPFRPAKSAVRYASIWTSEGSPLDVHMKALEAGLQERLGGREPRLLVRRAMCYSAPRLDEQIDRAVRDGVEQMLLLPLFPQYSPQTVGSVMDAAARYCLGRRNPPAVRTVKRFYDRPGWARAVAAQVRALWREKGPLPGLSGRLLLSFHGIPLECVEEKGDSYRRECEESAALIVRELGLADGAWEVSFQSRFGPHEWLRPYTFERLRALGGEGVSRVDVVCPSFATDCLETCEEINIEGRAAFLAGCPGGSFNYVPCINESEEALSFYASLIAEELKGWI from the coding sequence ATGCGGCGCTCAGACATTGCGGTTCTCCTGATCAATACGGGCACTCCGGACAACCCCTCGGTCGGGGCGGTGCGCCGCTACCTGAAGGATTTCCTGAAGGATCCCCGGATCGTGGAGATGCCACGGGCGTTCTGGCTGCCCATCCTGTACGGCGTGGTGCTGCCTTTCAGGCCGGCGAAATCGGCCGTGCGCTATGCCAGCATCTGGACGAGCGAAGGCTCGCCGCTCGATGTTCACATGAAGGCGCTCGAGGCGGGGCTGCAGGAGCGGCTCGGGGGCCGGGAGCCCCGGCTCCTGGTGCGCCGCGCGATGTGCTACAGCGCGCCGAGGCTTGACGAGCAGATCGACCGGGCGGTGCGCGACGGCGTCGAGCAGATGCTTCTGCTGCCTCTGTTTCCCCAGTATTCCCCCCAGACCGTGGGCTCGGTGATGGACGCCGCGGCGCGCTACTGCCTCGGCCGCAGGAACCCGCCGGCCGTGAGGACCGTGAAGCGCTTTTACGACCGCCCGGGCTGGGCCCGCGCGGTTGCCGCGCAGGTCCGCGCCTTGTGGCGCGAGAAAGGGCCGCTGCCCGGGCTTTCGGGCCGGCTCCTGCTCAGCTTTCACGGCATTCCGCTCGAATGCGTGGAGGAAAAGGGCGACTCCTACCGCAGGGAGTGCGAGGAATCGGCCGCGCTCATCGTCCGCGAGCTGGGGCTTGCAGACGGGGCCTGGGAGGTGTCGTTTCAGTCGCGTTTCGGCCCCCACGAGTGGCTGCGGCCCTACACGTTCGAGAGGCTGCGGGCCCTGGGCGGCGAAGGCGTGAGCCGGGTCGACGTCGTGTGCCCGAGCTTTGCGACCGACTGCCTGGAGACCTGCGAGGAAATCAACATCGAAGGGCGGGCGGCTTTCCTGGCGGGCTGCCCGGGGGGCAGCTTCAACTACGTGCCCTGCATCAACGAGTCTGAGGAGGCCCTCTCCTTTTACGCCTCCCTCATTGCCGAGGAGCTGAAGGGCTGGATATAA
- the grpE gene encoding nucleotide exchange factor GrpE, producing MTESAAQQQDKPAAAAKEPAQKKEEALPEAPEAVPAGEAPQKPAEKSAEQLLKEQLEAAEKKIAENYDLYVRAMADLENTRKRANAEVLKAHKYGIEKFAANLLPVIDSFEKAIDHAADDQGPLKEGLLAVYRQMVHAMEISGMKCFDPKGQKFDPNFHQAVSMVPASESAAPGTVAVVFQKGWMIQERVLRPAMVAVAQG from the coding sequence ATGACGGAATCAGCAGCTCAGCAGCAAGACAAGCCGGCCGCCGCGGCCAAGGAGCCGGCGCAAAAGAAGGAAGAGGCTCTGCCGGAAGCCCCGGAGGCCGTTCCTGCCGGCGAGGCGCCGCAGAAGCCCGCGGAGAAAAGCGCTGAGCAGCTTCTGAAGGAGCAGCTCGAGGCGGCGGAGAAAAAGATCGCGGAGAACTACGATCTCTACGTCCGGGCCATGGCAGACCTTGAAAATACCCGAAAGCGGGCGAACGCCGAGGTGCTGAAAGCTCATAAATACGGCATTGAGAAGTTCGCCGCCAACCTGCTGCCCGTCATCGATTCGTTCGAGAAGGCGATCGACCATGCCGCAGACGATCAGGGGCCCCTCAAGGAAGGGCTGCTTGCCGTCTACAGGCAGATGGTTCATGCGATGGAAATCTCGGGCATGAAGTGCTTCGACCCGAAGGGCCAGAAATTCGACCCCAACTTCCACCAGGCCGTGTCCATGGTTCCGGCCTCCGAGAGCGCAGCCCCCGGAACGGTGGCCGTCGTCTTCCAGAAGGGATGGATGATTCAGGAGCGCGTGCTGCGCCCCGCCATGGTCGCGGTGGCGCAGGGTTGA
- the dnaK gene encoding molecular chaperone DnaK, whose amino-acid sequence MGKIIGIDLGTTNSAVAVMEGDKVHVIENSEGARTTPSVVAYMDSGEVVCGIPAKRQAVTNAKNTIFEVKRLIGRRYDDPAVQNAMSHLPYKIVKADNGDAWVEVQDGRKLAPQQVSAEVLRKMKKTAEDYLGEPVTEAVITVPAYFNDSQRQATKDAGRIAGLEVKRIINEPTASALAFGMDKGGKGDRKIAVYDLGGGTFDISIVELADVDGDKQFEVLSTNGDTFLGGADFDRRIMEYLISEFKKDTGIDLSKDPLALQRLKEASESAKIELSSRQETEINIPYITADATGPKHLTKTLTRAKFEELVEDLVQRSIEPCRKALKDAGLTTSDISDVILVGGQSRMPRVQQVVKEFFGQEPRKDVNPDEAVAIGAAIQGSVLSGDRRDVLLLDVTPLTLGIETLGGVMTPMIKRNTTIPAKHQQVFSTAEDNQPAVTIKVYQGERQMAEGNKLLGEFNLDGIPPSPRGLPQIEVTFDIDANGILHVSAKDKATGKANHIEIKASSGLSDEEIDRMMKEAEANKAEDQKRFDLAQARNQADAAVSQVRKTLKDLGEKVDPADRAACESEIKAVEEAQRGENKEAIDKAVEKLMAAAQKIGEKLNAAAQQQSAAKPAQEQAKKPGGKDDDVVDADFKEVKH is encoded by the coding sequence ATGGGCAAGATCATAGGCATTGACCTTGGTACGACGAACTCTGCCGTCGCCGTGATGGAAGGCGACAAAGTTCATGTCATTGAAAACAGCGAAGGCGCCCGCACGACTCCCTCCGTCGTCGCCTACATGGACAGCGGCGAAGTGGTCTGCGGCATTCCGGCGAAGCGCCAGGCCGTGACGAACGCCAAGAACACGATTTTCGAGGTGAAGCGTCTGATCGGGCGCCGCTACGATGACCCGGCCGTGCAGAACGCTATGAGCCATCTCCCCTACAAGATCGTCAAGGCCGACAACGGCGACGCCTGGGTCGAGGTGCAGGACGGGCGCAAGCTCGCTCCGCAGCAGGTGTCTGCTGAAGTTCTGCGCAAGATGAAGAAGACGGCCGAGGACTATCTGGGCGAGCCCGTCACCGAGGCGGTCATCACGGTTCCGGCTTACTTCAATGACAGCCAGCGTCAGGCCACGAAGGACGCGGGCCGCATCGCCGGTCTGGAAGTGAAGCGCATCATCAACGAGCCGACGGCCTCCGCGCTCGCCTTTGGCATGGACAAGGGCGGCAAGGGTGACCGCAAGATCGCTGTGTACGACCTGGGCGGCGGCACGTTCGATATCTCCATCGTCGAGCTGGCTGACGTCGACGGCGACAAGCAGTTCGAGGTGCTCTCCACCAACGGCGACACGTTCCTCGGCGGCGCAGACTTCGACCGCCGCATCATGGAGTACCTGATCTCGGAGTTCAAGAAGGACACGGGCATCGACCTGTCGAAGGATCCGCTTGCCCTGCAGCGCCTGAAGGAAGCCTCCGAGTCCGCCAAGATCGAGCTTTCGAGCCGTCAGGAGACGGAAATCAACATTCCGTACATCACGGCCGACGCCACGGGTCCGAAGCACCTCACCAAGACGCTCACCCGCGCGAAGTTCGAGGAGCTTGTTGAGGATCTGGTGCAGCGCTCCATCGAGCCCTGCCGCAAGGCCCTCAAGGATGCCGGCCTGACCACCTCGGATATTTCCGACGTGATCCTGGTGGGCGGCCAGTCGCGCATGCCGCGCGTCCAGCAGGTGGTGAAGGAGTTCTTCGGTCAGGAGCCGAGGAAGGACGTGAACCCGGACGAGGCCGTCGCTATCGGTGCAGCCATTCAGGGCTCGGTGCTCTCGGGCGACCGCCGCGATGTGCTGCTTCTCGATGTCACTCCGCTTACGCTGGGCATTGAAACGCTCGGCGGCGTGATGACCCCGATGATCAAGCGCAACACCACGATCCCGGCCAAGCACCAGCAGGTGTTTTCGACCGCCGAGGACAATCAGCCCGCCGTGACCATCAAGGTCTATCAGGGCGAGCGCCAGATGGCCGAAGGCAACAAGCTGCTGGGCGAGTTCAACCTCGACGGCATTCCGCCTTCTCCTCGCGGACTGCCCCAGATTGAGGTGACCTTCGATATCGACGCGAACGGCATCCTGCACGTGAGCGCCAAGGACAAGGCCACGGGCAAGGCGAACCACATTGAGATCAAGGCAAGCTCCGGGCTCTCCGATGAAGAGATCGACCGCATGATGAAGGAAGCCGAGGCCAACAAGGCCGAGGACCAGAAGCGCTTCGATCTCGCCCAGGCGAGGAACCAGGCCGATGCCGCCGTCTCTCAGGTTCGCAAGACCCTTAAGGATCTGGGCGAAAAGGTTGACCCGGCCGACCGCGCCGCCTGCGAGTCCGAAATCAAGGCGGTTGAGGAGGCTCAGCGCGGCGAGAACAAGGAGGCGATCGACAAGGCCGTTGAAAAGCTGATGGCGGCGGCCCAGAAGATCGGCGAAAAGCTTAATGCAGCCGCGCAGCAGCAGTCGGCCGCCAAGCCTGCCCAGGAGCAGGCGAAGAAGCCGGGCGGCAAGGACGATGACGTGGTTGACGCTGACTTCAAGGAAGTCAAGCACTGA
- the dnaJ gene encoding molecular chaperone DnaJ: protein MADRDYYEVLGVSRDASAEDIKKAYRRLAMKYHPDRNPGDDTAKEKFEEVGEAYSVLSDAQKRAAYDRFGKSGVDSGAAGGSGMGGMGGMNGADIFGSVFGDIFGDMFRNQQGGHSGPQAYSGEDLQYELTITLEDAAKGVKPEIRVPVWETCETCHGTGCRPGTHKVACPHCGGRGTVRMQQGFFSVEQTCPNCHGSGQVNQSPCPDCNGTGHQRKTKTLQVNIPAGIDEGQRIRLSGMGGPGVNGGPAGDLYVVVHIKDHELFRRDGSNLYIDQPISFVTAALGGEITVPTLDGESRITLPEGTQTGQVFRLRGKGIKSLRSGVTGDLFCRVYVETPVNLTSSQKKLLREFGKEIGENGAKHSPKNQNFLDKVKAFFAD from the coding sequence ATGGCAGACAGGGATTATTACGAAGTGCTGGGTGTGTCGCGCGATGCTTCTGCGGAAGACATAAAGAAGGCATACCGGCGCCTTGCCATGAAATACCATCCGGACCGCAATCCCGGCGACGATACCGCCAAGGAGAAGTTCGAAGAGGTGGGCGAGGCGTACTCCGTGCTTTCCGACGCCCAGAAAAGAGCCGCCTACGACCGCTTCGGCAAGTCTGGAGTCGACAGCGGGGCGGCCGGCGGCTCCGGCATGGGCGGCATGGGCGGAATGAACGGCGCCGATATCTTCGGCAGCGTGTTCGGCGATATTTTCGGCGACATGTTCCGCAATCAGCAGGGAGGACACTCGGGGCCGCAGGCTTATTCCGGAGAGGACCTCCAGTACGAACTCACCATTACGCTCGAGGACGCGGCCAAGGGCGTCAAGCCTGAAATCCGCGTCCCGGTCTGGGAGACCTGCGAGACCTGCCACGGCACGGGCTGCCGTCCTGGGACCCACAAGGTCGCCTGCCCGCACTGCGGCGGACGCGGCACCGTGCGCATGCAGCAGGGGTTCTTTTCCGTGGAGCAGACCTGCCCGAACTGCCACGGCAGCGGACAGGTCAACCAGTCCCCTTGCCCTGACTGCAACGGCACGGGCCACCAGCGCAAGACCAAGACGCTGCAGGTCAACATTCCGGCCGGCATCGACGAGGGCCAGAGAATCCGCCTCTCCGGCATGGGCGGCCCGGGCGTCAACGGCGGCCCGGCCGGGGATCTTTATGTGGTCGTGCACATCAAGGATCACGAGCTCTTCCGCCGCGACGGCTCGAATCTGTACATTGATCAGCCGATCTCCTTCGTGACGGCGGCCCTGGGCGGAGAAATCACGGTTCCGACGCTCGACGGCGAGTCGCGCATCACCCTGCCCGAGGGCACGCAGACCGGCCAGGTCTTCAGGCTCCGCGGCAAAGGCATCAAGAGCCTGCGCTCCGGCGTAACCGGGGATCTCTTCTGTCGCGTCTATGTGGAAACGCCGGTGAACCTCACTTCCTCGCAGAAGAAGCTGCTGCGGGAATTCGGCAAGGAAATCGGCGAGAACGGGGCCAAGCATTCTCCGAAGAACCAGAATTTCCTCGACAAGGTGAAGGCTTTTTTCGCTGACTGA
- a CDS encoding IS1634 family transposase yields MDSSENASGKMNFSTYTDKQGRTYVYTYRNKWDPKKHQSRIAERHHVGRLDPQTRQVRVGKAFLALHPEYAGRDWYWAGNSLVSAQDVGEAEPQEPASDEGWEQNETVSMGCTWAAREYCILHGIRDDLKSVFGADLAEKLMDLAIFQFDAGQAMMLYSDWLSGVYLPGARPLSSQRISEVLEQVDRDKLKAYFKLRFKRSAEEARQRSALIKASLKPGSYVPPQMLALDSTSISTYSETIRDAAYGHAKQNPELRQVNLAFVCDYVTGEAVFAHIYEGSINDAASFREILFQMRDEGIELDKMLLVTDRGYSSIMNTQKSLEMNLRFVQGVRVVEDSVKRKFDKHRKDFEKPACQSGLLEVAAVTAPDAEWRSNRQDVKVALHLYRNNIRAAKESFDLLKAIEKALKKKNEGRSVDSQAWQDVKNFLTCTKDDSGRPVWKPDYEAIEKETRYYGCFVIRTNEIADPFAALEIYRERNVVEQSFDQFKNEIHGDRIRSTDSTYIGRLFIYILAQTLRTRMSFSARAQTQSNSDLKLPGNSLTLALAKLRNVQATKLKTHNKWVSQQLAKKHRDLFTMLGLPVPPRVLKD; encoded by the coding sequence ATGGATTCTTCTGAAAACGCCTCCGGCAAAATGAACTTTTCCACTTACACGGACAAACAGGGAAGGACCTATGTCTACACCTACCGCAACAAGTGGGATCCAAAGAAGCATCAGTCGCGCATTGCGGAGCGGCATCATGTCGGCAGGCTGGATCCGCAGACCCGCCAGGTCCGTGTGGGAAAAGCCTTTCTTGCCCTTCATCCGGAATACGCCGGCAGGGACTGGTACTGGGCTGGAAACTCACTGGTCAGCGCACAGGACGTCGGAGAAGCGGAGCCGCAGGAACCGGCTTCCGATGAAGGCTGGGAGCAGAACGAGACCGTTTCCATGGGCTGCACCTGGGCGGCCCGGGAATACTGCATTCTCCACGGCATCAGGGATGACCTGAAGTCCGTGTTTGGCGCGGATCTTGCTGAAAAGCTCATGGATCTGGCCATCTTCCAGTTTGACGCCGGCCAGGCCATGATGCTCTACAGCGACTGGCTCTCAGGGGTTTATCTGCCGGGGGCCCGGCCTTTGTCCAGCCAGAGAATTTCCGAAGTTCTGGAACAGGTGGACCGCGACAAGCTCAAGGCCTATTTCAAGCTCCGCTTCAAACGCTCTGCCGAGGAAGCCCGGCAGCGCAGCGCCCTGATCAAAGCCTCGCTCAAGCCCGGCAGCTATGTCCCGCCGCAAATGCTGGCGCTGGACAGCACGAGCATCTCCACCTACTCCGAGACGATCAGAGACGCCGCCTACGGTCATGCCAAACAGAACCCGGAACTCAGACAGGTCAACCTCGCCTTCGTCTGCGACTACGTCACCGGAGAGGCAGTCTTCGCCCACATTTACGAGGGGTCCATCAATGACGCGGCCTCTTTCCGTGAAATCCTTTTCCAGATGCGGGACGAAGGCATTGAACTGGACAAGATGCTCCTTGTCACGGACCGCGGCTACAGCAGCATCATGAACACCCAGAAATCCCTGGAGATGAACCTGCGGTTCGTCCAGGGCGTGCGGGTCGTCGAGGACTCGGTCAAACGAAAGTTCGACAAACACAGGAAGGATTTTGAAAAACCTGCCTGCCAGTCAGGCCTGCTGGAGGTTGCCGCCGTCACCGCGCCTGACGCCGAATGGCGCTCCAACCGCCAGGACGTCAAGGTTGCCCTCCATCTCTACAGAAACAACATCCGGGCAGCAAAGGAATCTTTTGACCTGCTCAAGGCCATCGAGAAAGCCTTGAAAAAGAAGAATGAAGGGCGTTCTGTCGACAGCCAGGCCTGGCAGGACGTTAAAAATTTTCTGACCTGCACAAAGGATGACTCAGGACGTCCGGTATGGAAGCCTGACTACGAAGCAATCGAAAAGGAAACGCGCTATTACGGCTGCTTTGTCATCCGCACCAATGAGATTGCGGATCCTTTCGCCGCTTTGGAAATTTATCGGGAAAGGAATGTGGTCGAGCAGTCCTTTGACCAGTTTAAAAACGAAATCCACGGCGACAGGATCCGCTCGACGGACAGCACCTACATCGGCCGGCTGTTCATTTACATCCTCGCGCAGACCCTCAGGACCAGGATGTCCTTCAGTGCGAGGGCTCAGACTCAAAGCAATTCTGATCTGAAGCTCCCGGGCAATTCCCTGACCCTCGCACTGGCCAAACTCAGGAACGTCCAGGCCACGAAGTTGAAGACTCACAACAAATGGGTCAGCCAGCAGTTAGCAAAAAAGCATCGTGATTTGTTCACGATGCTTGGTCTGCCCGTTCCTCCCAGGGTTCTTAAAGACTAG